A window of the Desulfovibrio sp. UIB00 genome harbors these coding sequences:
- a CDS encoding biotin carboxylase N-terminal domain-containing protein: MRETGLDKAQDSIPLQKHKILVANRGEIAMRIMRACRKLGVAFTAIFTAEDAASGHVRLAREQGGEKSLYRVSSYHDANELMAVADEAGCTAVHPGYGFFAEDFRFARRVTKRDRKLIFIGPSWKIIRELGDKINTKRLARSLGVPTVPGSDRPIYDEMEAERIAKSVFEFQDQQGITRPLVLVKASAGGGGMGIEEVYDPDQFRSVYRRIRSYALRQFKDEGVLIEQRITDFNHLEVQVVSDRSGQNPVHFGTRNCSIQSTGRQKRIEIAPGFAPDELKYTFDAGKVLRDIVDYSLTMARKVGYDNVGTWEWIVTRKGEPFLMEVNTRIQVENGVSARISRVNGKGDVDLIAEQIRIGLGEPLGYGQSDITFEGLGIEYRLIAEDPDSNFTPWVGRIEKFAWKDQPWLTMLTHVPTTEPYEIPTEFDPNLALAIIWGKDLEEAKARGLEFLGDLRLEGHNASGEELKSNVNFLAANTERILRF; encoded by the coding sequence ATGAGGGAGACAGGCTTGGACAAAGCTCAGGACAGCATTCCCCTGCAAAAGCACAAAATTCTGGTGGCCAACCGTGGCGAAATAGCCATGCGCATCATGCGCGCCTGCCGCAAGCTTGGAGTGGCCTTTACCGCCATCTTCACGGCTGAGGACGCGGCATCGGGCCATGTGCGCCTGGCGCGCGAACAAGGCGGAGAAAAAAGCCTGTACCGCGTGTCATCTTACCATGACGCCAACGAACTTATGGCCGTGGCCGACGAGGCGGGCTGCACAGCAGTTCACCCCGGCTACGGTTTTTTTGCCGAGGATTTTCGTTTTGCACGCCGCGTAACCAAACGCGACCGGAAACTTATCTTCATCGGCCCCTCGTGGAAAATCATTCGCGAGCTGGGCGACAAAATCAACACCAAGCGCCTGGCGCGCAGCCTGGGCGTACCTACCGTCCCCGGTTCCGACCGCCCCATCTATGACGAGATGGAAGCCGAACGCATCGCCAAAAGCGTGTTCGAGTTTCAGGATCAGCAGGGCATCACGCGCCCGCTGGTGCTGGTCAAGGCTTCCGCTGGCGGCGGCGGCATGGGCATTGAGGAAGTGTACGACCCGGATCAGTTTCGCTCGGTCTACCGCCGCATCCGCAGCTACGCCCTGCGCCAGTTCAAGGATGAAGGCGTACTCATCGAGCAGCGCATCACCGACTTCAACCACCTTGAAGTGCAGGTGGTTTCTGACCGTTCAGGGCAGAATCCCGTGCATTTCGGCACCCGCAACTGCTCCATCCAGTCCACTGGCCGCCAGAAGCGCATTGAGATCGCCCCGGGCTTTGCCCCCGATGAACTCAAGTACACTTTTGACGCGGGCAAGGTGCTGCGCGATATTGTTGACTACTCCCTCACCATGGCCCGCAAGGTGGGCTACGACAACGTGGGAACCTGGGAATGGATTGTGACCCGCAAGGGCGAACCCTTCCTGATGGAAGTGAACACGCGCATTCAGGTGGAAAACGGCGTTTCAGCACGTATTTCAAGGGTGAACGGCAAGGGCGATGTAGACCTCATCGCCGAGCAGATCCGCATTGGCCTTGGCGAGCCGTTGGGCTACGGGCAGTCGGACATCACCTTTGAAGGTCTGGGCATTGAATACCGCCTGATCGCCGAAGACCCGGACAGCAACTTCACCCCCTGGGTGGGCCGCATTGAAAAATTTGCATGGAAAGACCAGCCATGGCTGACCATGCTCACCCATGTTCCGACAACCGAGCCTTACGAAATTCCCACAGAATTTGACCCCAACCTGGCTCTTGCCATCATCTGGGGCAAAGACCTTGAGGAAGCCAAGGCGCGCGGCCTTGAATTTCTTGGGGATCTTCGGCTGGAAGGCCACAATGCATCGGGCGAGGAGCTGAAGTCCAACGTCAACTTCCTTGCGGCCAACACAGAGCGCATTTTGCGCTTCTGA
- a CDS encoding acetyl-CoA carboxylase carboxyl transferase subunit alpha/beta → MDNNIEKRIQSLRDRLTYLVDIFAGKHKDNADLLEEKLTAFTARVRSGNVEDPYAELATVEDLFNYVERRLEGSITPMDKVRIVRHAQRICLRDILENVYDNFTEVGGQDEHSLDPSMLIARAVITRRRGKKVYTQSVMVIGQEKGHGAEFRNGGSVKPWGNAKAQQYMRVAETEGIPVHTYIFTPGSYPIEDYPGAAQQIARNIYSMAGLRVPVIAVISEGGSGGAEAIGLADKRLMLSHGYYSVISPEGAAAIEGRIKAGQRATPELIESCATNLKMTAQDNLKFGYIDRVVQEPPLGARPWHFDFFRSLRQEVLRATDEVVISTRTMPGLKGLALARVRKPDANLDEMYTRWGLTSAAKDRLRERRQQKFLRLSRQAARDRRPFFTKMAVATWDWLTKPWVSFKYDFYRKHQMRIRTFMEEIDNEWEVFKSRLLAPWHKLTRKLPSAKAESSKVKELTALSTWSDDGRRSRWNYISPRYKTDRAITCPNSAAYGCLDLWGPDLFAEFAGVCSHCGYHFPMEPEWYVKNVFDLGSVFEFNSEIEAGNPLDFPNFSDRVLDAQKKTGAKSGCMTFEARIDNTKMVVAMLMGTFRGGSVGAAEGYKFVEAAQRAAKKRYPFLAYVHGTAGIRIQEGTHGVIQMPRCTVAVRRYIESGGLYMVLYDTNSFAGPVASFLGCSPYQFAVRSSNIGFAGPGVIKETTGMDIPPKYHRSYRALSRGHIQGIWDRREVRANLKQALLTIGGRNLYYR, encoded by the coding sequence ATGGACAACAACATCGAAAAACGCATCCAGAGTCTGCGCGACAGACTTACCTATCTGGTGGACATATTCGCCGGCAAGCACAAGGACAACGCCGACCTGCTTGAAGAAAAGCTGACCGCCTTCACTGCGCGCGTCCGCTCCGGCAATGTGGAAGATCCCTATGCCGAACTTGCCACGGTAGAAGATCTTTTCAACTATGTGGAACGCCGCCTTGAGGGCAGCATCACGCCCATGGACAAGGTGCGCATTGTGCGCCACGCCCAGCGTATCTGCCTGCGCGACATACTTGAAAACGTCTACGACAATTTCACCGAAGTGGGCGGCCAGGACGAGCACAGCCTCGACCCCAGCATGCTCATTGCCCGCGCGGTCATTACCCGCCGCCGGGGCAAAAAGGTATACACCCAGTCCGTTATGGTTATCGGGCAGGAAAAGGGCCACGGCGCGGAATTCCGCAACGGCGGCTCGGTCAAGCCCTGGGGCAACGCCAAGGCGCAGCAGTACATGCGCGTGGCCGAGACCGAAGGGATACCTGTCCACACCTACATTTTCACGCCTGGCTCGTATCCCATTGAGGATTACCCCGGCGCGGCGCAGCAGATCGCCCGCAACATCTACAGCATGGCTGGCCTGCGCGTGCCCGTTATCGCCGTCATTTCCGAAGGCGGTTCCGGCGGCGCGGAAGCCATCGGCCTTGCCGACAAGCGCCTGATGCTCTCGCACGGCTACTATTCGGTTATTTCACCCGAAGGCGCCGCCGCCATTGAAGGCCGCATCAAGGCTGGCCAGCGCGCCACGCCCGAGCTGATTGAAAGCTGCGCCACTAACCTCAAGATGACTGCGCAGGACAACCTCAAATTCGGCTACATCGACCGTGTGGTGCAGGAACCGCCGCTGGGCGCGCGCCCCTGGCACTTCGACTTTTTCCGCAGTCTGCGGCAGGAAGTGCTGCGCGCCACCGACGAGGTCGTGATCTCCACACGTACCATGCCCGGCCTCAAGGGGCTGGCCTTGGCCCGCGTGCGCAAGCCGGACGCCAACCTGGACGAAATGTACACCCGCTGGGGTCTGACCTCTGCCGCCAAGGACAGGCTGCGCGAACGCCGCCAGCAAAAGTTCCTGCGGCTCTCGCGTCAGGCGGCGCGCGACAGGCGTCCCTTCTTCACCAAGATGGCCGTTGCCACCTGGGACTGGCTCACCAAGCCGTGGGTCAGCTTCAAGTACGATTTCTACCGCAAGCACCAGATGCGCATCCGCACTTTTATGGAAGAAATCGACAACGAGTGGGAAGTGTTCAAGAGCCGCCTGCTGGCCCCCTGGCACAAGCTCACCCGCAAGTTGCCCAGCGCCAAGGCCGAAAGCAGCAAGGTCAAGGAGTTGACCGCCCTGTCTACGTGGTCGGACGATGGCCGCCGCAGCCGGTGGAACTACATTTCGCCGCGCTACAAGACAGACCGGGCCATCACCTGCCCCAACAGCGCCGCCTATGGCTGCCTTGACCTGTGGGGGCCTGACCTCTTTGCCGAATTCGCGGGCGTGTGCAGCCACTGCGGCTACCACTTTCCCATGGAGCCGGAATGGTATGTGAAGAACGTCTTTGACCTCGGCTCGGTCTTTGAATTCAACAGTGAGATTGAAGCGGGCAACCCCCTTGATTTCCCCAACTTCAGCGACCGCGTTCTTGACGCGCAGAAGAAAACAGGGGCCAAGAGCGGCTGCATGACCTTTGAAGCCCGCATAGACAACACCAAGATGGTCGTAGCCATGCTCATGGGCACCTTCCGGGGCGGCTCCGTGGGCGCGGCAGAAGGCTACAAGTTTGTGGAAGCCGCCCAGCGCGCCGCCAAGAAGCGTTATCCCTTCCTGGCCTATGTGCATGGCACGGCGGGCATCCGCATTCAGGAAGGTACGCACGGCGTTATCCAGATGCCCCGCTGCACCGTGGCTGTGCGCCGCTACATTGAATCCGGCGGCCTGTATATGGTGCTGTACGACACCAATTCCTTTGCCGGGCCTGTGGCCAGCTTCCTCGGCTGCTCGCCCTATCAGTTCGCGGTGCGCTCGTCCAACATCGGCTTTGCCGGGCCGGGCGTTATCAAGGAAACCACGGGCATGGACATC